agaagtcatttacaaatctgtttaactttctggcaccagttgattaaaggttcttaaaggggtactcaccggagtacccctttaagaacctttCCAAGTCACAATGGTTTGCCAGGATCCACAATGATAACATATCCATAACATCTCATTACCATCTTCAGGTCCAGGCCGCTCTACAGGCATCTCAGCGAGAGCTTCAAAATCGACGGGGATGTCACGACGAGCTCTGGAATCAGACAGAAAGATTAGCAGGACACctcttacaaatttttttttggactCATTGAGCTCCTCCCCTACACACCTTAGTGGAATTGGACATGTGGCCGTATGTAGAAGAAGCAGTAGGCACATAAGCCAGAAAACATGTCTTCTCTCCATGGCACGAGCACGCAGTATGGATGACGGTATAGAACCTTTTACATCACAATGGGCAGAGTCATGTGACCAGGTCGGAGCAGACAACAAAGATTGGTAGTGGGCAGATGGTTGTTTTTCCCTTCTattcaccatttaaaaaaaataaaaaaagacatagCAGTGGTCtaagactgtggccctccagatgttgtaaaacttcaactcccagcatgcccagacagccaacggctgtctgggcatgctgggagttgaagttttacaacatctggagggccacagtttgagaccactgacgtAAAAGTGAATAAACTTCGCTTCACTGAATAAATTTACAAAGAACTTTATTATCCAAGTAATAACCACAGAGCAATGTGCAGCCAAACATGTGAAAGGTAAAattgacaacaaaaaaaaaaaaatatatatatatatatatatatatatatatatatatatatatatatatatatatatatagagtgattttttttatttttttaaatcttgtatAGATTTTAAGTCACAAAtagttgttttttctttattcttcacaaccaaaaatacattattccCTGTGGCCATATTGCAAAATAGGATTTCAGCCCCTAGATCCCAGTTGAGACCTGTTCACACAATTATCGCTATAAATTGCTGCGTGTTTGCAACCAGCAGAATTATGAATTCAGCTTTGGTTGCGAAATagagattaaaaggggtactctggtggaatttttttttttttttttatcaattggtgccagaaagttaaacagatttgtaaatgacttctatagaaaaaaaaaaaatcttaaaaaaaggtggaaaacttttttttgttttttttttaaatcaactggtgccagaaagttaaacagattcgtaaaatacttctattaaaaaatcttaatccttccagtacttattagctgctgaatactagagaggatattcttttctttttggaacacagagctctctgctgacatcacgaacacactgctctctgctgacatctctgtccaatttaagaactgtccagagtagaataaaatccccatagcaaacatatgctgctctggacagttcctaaaatggacagagatgtcagcagagagcactgtgctcgtgagctcagcagagagctctgtgttccaaaaggaaaataatttcctctgtagtatacagcagctaataagtactggaaggattaagaatttttaatagaagtaatttacaaatctgtttaactttctggcaccagttaataaaaaaaaaaaaaaaaaagttttccaccggagtacccctttaatccttcaaatacttatcagttgctgtattgtattctccagtctgaccacagtgctctctgctgacacctctgtccatgtcaggaactgtccagagcaggagaggtttgccatggggatttgctcctactttggacagttcttgacgcggacagaggtgtcagcagagagcactgtggtcagactggaaagaactacaccccctttttctgtagtatacagcagctgataagtactggaaggattaagatttttaaatagaagtaatttacaaatctgttaaactttctgccaccagttgatttgaaaacatttattttccaccggagtacctctttaagatatGTAATTCAGACTGGGACAAAATAACTGAAGCAAAGTCATTGCAAGGGGACACCAGTGTCCTGTAAGGTTCACACAATTATCGCTATAAATTGCTAACCTACAAAGGTTCAGGGTGTAATGTCATGAAGATGGCCCAAGCCTATACTATGGAGGGATTCCAGCTGACCAGGGATATAGCAAACAAAGGTGGTAGACGCCAGGCTGAGGCTCGGTGCTGTTATATAACAATTAGTAAAGAGGTTTTATAAGATAAGAATAACAAAACTGTGCCGCTAATGCCCATTTGCTGTGTATGGTATCAAAGTCAATTGAATGGGTTCAGGTTGCAATACCAGAACCAGCCCCTGGACACAAGTGGCGCTGTttatggaagaaagcagccatgtttttattATCTCATAAATCCCTCAAATGATGGATTTTCTAAAACACAACACAAGTGAGATaagaaatagagatgagcgaacttacagtaaatttgattcgtcacaaacttctcggctcggcagttgatgacttt
The sequence above is a segment of the Hyla sarda isolate aHylSar1 chromosome 6, aHylSar1.hap1, whole genome shotgun sequence genome. Coding sequences within it:
- the FREY1 gene encoding protein Frey 1; this translates as MERRHVFWLMCLLLLLHTATCPIPLRARRDIPVDFEALAEMPVERPGPEDDYGLLPHHPSIHLRVTRRQSPGLLQAGRSKRDDPDIGELYYNDLI